From one Planctomycetia bacterium genomic stretch:
- a CDS encoding mu-protocadherin- cell-suface protein, which translates to WAGLTTWFSWNAASNAAWQQPIYYDYGTGGNVYISNNYAMVGGQQVATRDEFAESAAVLATVPPPANEEQAAAVEWMPLGTFALSTSEKDTEPTRVLQLAVTKDGIIGGTWYNYQTEQSVSIQGKVDKDTQRVAFRIGENDNLIAETGMYNLTKDEVPLMVHFGTQKTEQFMMVRLKYNEEDDKEAQKEEIKLP; encoded by the coding sequence CTGGGCCGGGCTGACCACCTGGTTCAGTTGGAATGCCGCCAGCAATGCTGCCTGGCAACAGCCCATCTACTACGACTATGGCACCGGTGGCAATGTCTACATCAGCAATAACTATGCGATGGTAGGCGGCCAGCAGGTGGCCACGCGGGATGAGTTTGCCGAGAGCGCTGCGGTACTGGCCACCGTGCCACCACCCGCGAATGAAGAGCAAGCCGCTGCGGTCGAGTGGATGCCGCTCGGTACCTTTGCACTTTCCACCAGTGAAAAGGACACGGAACCCACCCGTGTGCTGCAACTGGCGGTCACCAAGGACGGCATCATTGGTGGCACCTGGTACAACTACCAGACGGAGCAATCCGTTTCCATTCAAGGCAAGGTAGACAAGGACACGCAGCGCGTCGCCTTCCGTATCGGCGAGAACGACAACCTCATCGCTGAGACCGGCATGTACAACCTGACCAAGGATGAAGTTCCCCTGATGGTGCACTTCGGCACCCAGAAAACGGAACAGTTCATGATGGTACGCTTGAAGTACAACGAAGAAGATGACAAGGAAGCGCAGAAGGAAGAGATCAAACTGCCATAG